The Vanessa cardui chromosome 9, ilVanCard2.1, whole genome shotgun sequence genome has a window encoding:
- the LOC124532649 gene encoding uncharacterized protein LOC124532649 — MNNRESLREDNRNRAAELLRKNQENQNSLANQSRHKPRTYAVDDLVFVIKYSQSTGKLDPGMRGPYRVTKVLPEGRYELKLLSGSKGKSTQAAAQYIIPWKGEWCPETCAMFFDDNNNDSLPPESLHDSDQSAIAGPSMLEDKDHEGDQARETSSEEPFRNVVEDEPQSGEAE, encoded by the exons ATGAACAATCGAGAGAGTCTGAGAGAAGACAACAGGAACCGTGCTGCTGAACTCCTACGAAAGAATCAAGAAAACCAAAATTCTTTAGCAAACCAGTCAAGACATAAGCCACGGACATACGCTGTTGACGATCTAGTCTTCGTCATAAAATATTCGCAATCGACAGGCAAACTTGATCCTGGAATGCGGGGCCCGTATCGAGTCACAAAGGTCTTACCAGAGGGGCGTTATGAATTAAAGTTGCTCAGCGGTAGCAAGGGAAAATCGACTCAAGCCGCCGCCCAATACATTATCCCATGGAAAGGGGAATGGTGCCCCGAGACTTGCGCCATGTTTTTCGATG ATAACAACAATGACTCTCTGCCACCAGAAAGTCTACATGACAGTGACCAGAGCGCTATAGCTGGACCGTCTATGCTTGAAGACAAGGATCACGAAGGTGATCAAGCAAGAGAGACTTCCTCGGAAGAACCCTTCAGGAATGTGGTCGAGGACGAACCACAGTCAGGAGAGGCCGAGTAA